One Bacillus sp. 1780r2a1 DNA segment encodes these proteins:
- a CDS encoding MFS transporter, with protein MSRSWIIFTCLFMTVVSEVLLSPFYPQFFTEFFQVDGLQATSLFIIYCRMVAIIMTPIWGILLKKWEVEKVSVYALISIGICKLMLSESNSFFMFLSFSLLLLVFQSCLYLLYPHLVSTSENKEKKAATYLLALHGGIIVASLAGSFVISWEMPLLIYKFFACTDLIFAAIFAKGFSESKKAKENRRVIRTSFPTRLIGYLLAVFLFHVAHNMVRPYFTVFVSNEYGIDEWLNAVLYVMPSVMAIVLKFMLPPGMFDRFNMMYVLYGVLAFSSVVLIIQAFTSSLVLFIISRCLYGIGFYISLLLIDLYLFKQSNTETVSYYSWMLTAQNVGLLFAPLLALILVQNGKLHIPLIGGGIVLLIAVLSFIMAQQRLTIYKSIKENKG; from the coding sequence ATGAGTCGCTCGTGGATTATATTTACGTGCTTGTTTATGACAGTGGTGTCGGAAGTTCTCTTGTCACCTTTCTATCCCCAATTTTTCACAGAGTTCTTTCAGGTTGATGGCTTACAGGCGACATCCTTATTTATTATTTATTGTCGAATGGTTGCTATTATTATGACTCCGATTTGGGGGATTCTTTTAAAAAAGTGGGAGGTTGAAAAAGTAAGCGTGTATGCGCTTATTAGCATAGGTATTTGCAAACTAATGTTGAGCGAAAGCAACAGCTTTTTCATGTTCCTATCTTTTTCACTTCTACTACTTGTATTTCAAAGCTGCCTATATTTACTGTATCCACACCTGGTAAGCACAAGTGAAAATAAAGAGAAAAAAGCAGCAACTTATCTCTTGGCATTGCACGGCGGAATAATTGTCGCAAGTCTGGCTGGAAGCTTCGTCATTTCATGGGAAATGCCGCTTTTAATTTATAAGTTCTTTGCGTGCACTGATTTGATTTTTGCCGCTATTTTTGCCAAAGGGTTTAGTGAATCTAAAAAAGCCAAGGAGAACAGGCGGGTTATTCGCACATCCTTTCCAACACGCCTAATTGGCTATTTGCTGGCCGTTTTTCTTTTTCATGTCGCTCACAATATGGTAAGGCCATACTTTACGGTTTTTGTTTCAAATGAATATGGAATCGATGAATGGTTAAATGCAGTGCTTTACGTGATGCCAAGCGTAATGGCGATTGTGCTAAAGTTTATGCTCCCTCCAGGAATGTTCGATCGCTTTAATATGATGTATGTGTTATATGGAGTATTGGCATTTAGCTCAGTCGTCTTAATTATACAAGCTTTTACATCATCGCTAGTTCTTTTTATAATCAGCAGATGTTTATATGGAATAGGATTCTACATTAGTCTCCTACTTATCGATCTTTATCTTTTTAAGCAAAGCAACACGGAGACAGTTTCTTATTATAGTTGGATGTTAACGGCACAGAATGTAGGTTTGCTCTTTGCGCCGCTGCTTGCACTAATACTTGTTCAAAATGGCAAGCTTCATATTCCTCTTATTGGTGGTGGCATAGTACTACTGATAGCAGTTCTATCATTTATTATGGCTCAGCAGAGGTTAACAATCTATAAATCGATAAAGGAGAATAAAGGATGA
- a CDS encoding lysine N(6)-hydroxylase/L-ornithine N(5)-oxygenase family protein, whose product MDSREVLEVIGVGIGPFNLGLAALLEETEYSYKCFDQKSQFNWHPGMLLEGTTLQVPFMADLVTMVNPSSPYSFLRYLHEHERLYQFYFFEKFHIPRTEYNHYCQWVANQLKGLQFNSKVQKIEIEKEQLYKVTVEESGKPTVYYAKNVVVGVGTNPAVPADFKSLQSNQFYHSACYKQNRDETVKARHITVIGSGQSAAEVVYDLLQHQQENNYELHWYTRSKGFYPMEYSKLGLEHFSPEYTRYFYHLNQDKKREVLKNQALLYKGISFDTIADIYEHLYERTVGGKASPIHMQALTEVQDVCREETDYKLTLYQYEQGQTKELKSDVVIMATGYISSFPSCLESLQSHLLFDENGQLQIDEQFKVRTQSVEANLFIQNGELHTHGVGAPDLGLGAYRNAVIINQIAGKQVYKVYSKNVFQQFGV is encoded by the coding sequence GTTATTGGAGTTGGAATAGGGCCATTTAACCTTGGACTAGCAGCTTTATTAGAAGAAACAGAATACTCGTATAAATGCTTTGATCAGAAATCTCAGTTTAATTGGCATCCAGGTATGCTTTTAGAAGGAACTACGCTACAGGTGCCGTTTATGGCTGATTTAGTAACGATGGTTAATCCATCTAGCCCCTATAGTTTCTTACGCTATTTACATGAACACGAACGATTGTATCAATTTTATTTCTTTGAGAAATTTCACATTCCACGAACTGAGTACAATCATTATTGTCAATGGGTAGCTAATCAGTTAAAAGGGCTGCAGTTCAACAGCAAGGTTCAGAAAATTGAAATAGAAAAAGAGCAGCTATATAAAGTAACAGTTGAGGAAAGTGGTAAACCAACCGTTTACTACGCGAAAAATGTAGTAGTAGGGGTAGGAACAAATCCAGCAGTTCCAGCTGACTTTAAAAGTTTACAAAGCAATCAATTCTACCATTCTGCTTGCTATAAGCAAAATCGTGATGAAACCGTTAAAGCTCGTCATATTACGGTCATTGGTTCCGGGCAAAGTGCCGCTGAAGTAGTGTATGATCTGTTGCAACATCAACAGGAAAACAACTATGAACTCCATTGGTACACAAGGTCTAAAGGGTTTTATCCAATGGAGTATTCAAAGCTGGGGTTAGAACATTTTTCACCAGAATACACCCGTTATTTCTATCACTTAAATCAGGATAAAAAAAGAGAGGTATTAAAAAATCAAGCCCTCTTATATAAAGGAATTAGTTTTGATACGATTGCTGACATTTATGAACATTTGTATGAACGAACGGTTGGTGGAAAAGCTTCTCCTATTCATATGCAAGCACTAACAGAAGTCCAAGATGTTTGCCGAGAAGAAACTGACTATAAACTCACCCTTTATCAATATGAGCAAGGTCAAACCAAAGAATTGAAAAGTGATGTTGTTATTATGGCTACAGGATATATCAGCAGCTTTCCATCATGCTTAGAAAGTTTACAATCTCATTTACTATTTGATGAGAATGGACAACTGCAAATTGATGAACAGTTCAAAGTCAGGACTCAATCTGTTGAAGCCAATTTGTTTATTCAAAATGGAGAGCTTCATACACACGGCGTGGGGGCTCCGGATTTAGGGCTTGGTGCTTACCGAAATGCAGTTATCATTAATCAAATTGCAGGAAAACAAGTCTATAAAGTTTACAGTAAGAATGTTTTTCAACAGTTTGGTGTGTAA